A genomic window from Chthoniobacterales bacterium includes:
- a CDS encoding NADH-quinone oxidoreductase subunit N, whose translation MAEAFAGPGTKRGIAFAGIAGLLGILAATFFADASALDPAAPYARFYTADSLAVFLKQFAIVSTIIVLVMAVEFAPAVEAGLPAERRGAGLGEFYALPVFACAGLMWMASATDFVLIFVSLELVTITFYVLVSYLRRNSASLEAGAKYLVLGALSTGFLVYGITWIYGVTRETNLAAIAEKLPALDQAAAPALLFGFGLVLVSLGFKVAAAPFQFWVPDVYQGAPTPVAAFLSVASKAAGFVVLLRVLETFLVVPLLQEKILPLVAILAGATMVFGNLAAIPQSNLKRLLAYSSIGHAGYLLLGVASIGAPLAGTAILFYLGAYLLMTMLAFLVLTVVSRATGGDDIADFNGLNQRAPHLAFAMLLAMMSLAGVPLTAGFLGKLFIFECAVEQQQWILVVLGIITVAAGFYYYLKVVRAMYWQQPADPDAAPIEAGPAARFVIALLCALIIWLGVYPAPLLALLR comes from the coding sequence ATGGCCGAGGCGTTCGCCGGACCCGGGACGAAACGCGGAATCGCCTTCGCGGGCATCGCCGGTTTGCTCGGTATCCTCGCGGCGACCTTTTTCGCCGATGCCTCCGCGCTGGATCCTGCCGCGCCTTACGCCAGATTCTACACGGCCGACTCCCTCGCCGTTTTCCTCAAGCAGTTCGCCATCGTTTCGACGATCATCGTGCTGGTGATGGCGGTGGAATTCGCGCCGGCGGTGGAAGCGGGACTTCCCGCGGAACGGCGCGGAGCCGGACTCGGCGAGTTCTACGCGCTGCCGGTGTTCGCGTGCGCCGGCCTGATGTGGATGGCTTCCGCCACGGACTTCGTCCTCATTTTCGTCTCGCTCGAATTGGTCACCATCACCTTCTACGTGCTCGTGTCCTATTTGCGCCGGAACAGCGCGAGCCTCGAGGCCGGAGCCAAGTATCTCGTCCTCGGGGCGCTCTCCACGGGGTTCCTCGTCTATGGAATCACCTGGATTTACGGGGTGACGCGCGAGACCAACCTCGCCGCAATCGCGGAAAAGCTGCCCGCCCTCGACCAGGCGGCCGCACCCGCATTGCTTTTCGGCTTCGGCCTCGTGCTGGTTTCCCTCGGGTTCAAGGTCGCCGCCGCCCCATTCCAGTTCTGGGTGCCGGACGTTTACCAAGGCGCACCCACGCCGGTAGCCGCGTTCCTTTCCGTGGCATCGAAAGCAGCCGGTTTCGTCGTCCTGCTCCGCGTGCTCGAAACTTTCCTTGTTGTCCCGTTGTTGCAGGAAAAAATCCTGCCGCTTGTCGCGATACTCGCCGGTGCAACCATGGTCTTCGGCAACCTCGCGGCCATACCGCAGTCGAACCTCAAACGCCTTCTGGCCTACTCCAGCATCGGGCACGCCGGCTACCTTCTGCTCGGCGTTGCCTCGATCGGCGCGCCTTTGGCCGGCACCGCCATACTTTTTTACCTCGGAGCCTACCTGCTCATGACCATGCTGGCGTTCTTGGTTCTCACGGTCGTTTCACGCGCCACGGGCGGCGACGACATCGCCGACTTCAACGGCCTCAACCAGCGCGCACCGCACCTCGCATTCGCCATGTTGCTCGCGATGATGTCGCTCGCCGGCGTCCCGCTCACCGCCGGGTTCCTCGGCAAACTTTTCATCTTCGAGTGCGCCGTCGAGCAGCAGCAATGGATCCTCGTGGTCCTCGGCATCATTACGGTTGCCGCGGGCTTCTACTACTATTTGAAAGTCGTCCGGGCGATGTATTGGCAGCAACCCGCGGATCCCGATGCGGCCCCGATCGAAGCGGGTCCGGCGGCGCGTTTCGTCATCGCCCTCCTCTGCGCGCTGATCATCTGGCTTGGCGTCTATCCGGCCCCGCTGCTGGCTCTGCTGCGCTGA
- a CDS encoding NADH-quinone oxidoreductase subunit M gives MSPLLSLILIPVVTAAFCMAGSSPRRISLFGAGANLVLSLYLLTRYDPGIGGFQLVGENDLLPAHGIRLALGADGLSLVMLLLATLVTFAAVWVTPRIDKHAGMFYACLLFISAGAIGAFASIDLFFFYAFHELALIPTFLLIGIWGSGERQRVAWKVTIYLAFGSFILLLGLIGLWLAVPENLRTFDIRLLQQLGYMGLLSPGPAVYLLLLFGFGILIALFPFHTWAPEAYASAPAPAAMLHAGVLKKFGLYGLLRLAVPIFPEEIQQFSHLLLVLLLGNIIYVGFVTIAQKRLDLTLGYSSVMHMGYAFLGFVALNQLGLDGMSLMMFAHGLTIAALFALCGEISRKTGTLEYAALGGFGGAAPRLGLLFGFAAMASVGLPGFATFAGEILIFFGAFARGTVGSFDWFQTCTAIALWGVVISAVYMLRAYRRIFWGARGPAVVDGITDASSDVRWAVTLLVAVLLLTGFRPGLLLDYLNPVFAFLP, from the coding sequence ATGAGTCCCCTGCTGTCGCTGATCCTGATTCCGGTCGTCACGGCGGCGTTTTGCATGGCCGGATCGTCCCCGCGGCGCATTTCTCTGTTCGGCGCGGGCGCCAATCTCGTCTTGAGCCTTTACCTGCTCACGCGCTACGACCCCGGCATCGGCGGGTTCCAATTGGTCGGGGAAAACGATCTGCTTCCCGCTCACGGGATCCGTCTGGCTCTCGGTGCTGACGGGCTCAGCTTGGTAATGCTTCTGCTCGCGACGTTGGTGACTTTCGCCGCGGTATGGGTCACGCCGCGGATCGACAAGCACGCGGGAATGTTTTACGCGTGCCTGCTCTTCATCTCGGCGGGGGCGATCGGCGCCTTCGCCTCGATCGACCTCTTCTTTTTCTACGCCTTCCACGAGCTGGCGCTCATCCCCACATTCCTGCTCATCGGCATCTGGGGTTCGGGCGAACGACAACGGGTCGCGTGGAAAGTCACCATCTACCTCGCTTTCGGCAGCTTTATCCTCCTGCTCGGGCTGATCGGTCTCTGGCTGGCCGTGCCGGAGAATCTGCGCACATTCGACATCCGCTTGCTGCAGCAACTCGGCTACATGGGACTCCTGTCTCCCGGGCCGGCGGTTTACCTGCTGTTGCTATTCGGTTTCGGCATTCTCATCGCGCTGTTCCCGTTCCACACGTGGGCACCCGAAGCCTACGCGTCGGCTCCCGCCCCCGCGGCGATGCTGCATGCGGGCGTGCTGAAGAAATTCGGCCTCTACGGCCTTCTTCGGCTCGCCGTCCCGATCTTCCCCGAAGAAATCCAACAATTCTCCCACCTGCTGCTCGTCCTGCTCCTCGGCAACATCATTTACGTCGGCTTCGTGACCATCGCCCAGAAGCGTCTCGACCTCACACTCGGCTACTCGAGCGTGATGCACATGGGCTACGCGTTTCTCGGCTTTGTCGCGCTCAACCAACTCGGGCTCGACGGCATGTCGCTCATGATGTTCGCGCACGGCCTCACCATCGCCGCGCTCTTCGCCCTGTGCGGCGAAATCTCGCGCAAGACGGGGACATTGGAATACGCGGCGCTCGGCGGGTTCGGCGGTGCCGCGCCGCGACTCGGCCTGCTTTTCGGCTTCGCCGCCATGGCTTCCGTGGGTCTGCCGGGATTCGCCACTTTCGCCGGCGAGATCCTCATTTTCTTCGGAGCCTTCGCCCGCGGCACCGTCGGCAGCTTCGATTGGTTCCAAACTTGCACCGCCATCGCCCTGTGGGGCGTGGTGATCTCCGCGGTCTACATGCTGCGCGCTTACCGCCGGATCTTCTGGGGTGCGCGCGGTCCGGCGGTGGTTGATGGCATCACCGACGCATCGTCGGACGTGCGTTGGGCGGTGACGCTGCTTGTCGCGGTCCTCTTGCTCACCGGATTCCGTCCGGGACTCCTGCTCGATTACCTCAACCCGGTCTTCGCATTCCTGCCGTGA